A single window of Ananas comosus cultivar F153 linkage group 17, ASM154086v1, whole genome shotgun sequence DNA harbors:
- the LOC109723357 gene encoding uncharacterized protein LOC109723357, whose protein sequence is MLRYATPLLFSCRIPPSIKTLAPLPSPSFLPIPDPKRPPPVCRYSSSTCNYVHLPFCRRRCHYCDFPILALGSSAANAAAGDDDDDDPRIANYVRLLLREIEATPKPGSGDEPPLQTVFFGGGTPSLVPPRLAAAVLGALRARFGVAARAEVSMEMDPGTFDGGRLREFVELVGVNRVSLGVQAFQEELLRACGRAHGAAEVREAIGIVRRCEGLENWSMDLISSLPHQTAEMWAESLRCAVDARPTHVSVYDLQVEKGTKFGQLYTPGEFPLPTESQSANFYKMASEMLTAAGYSHYEISSYCMEGYECKHNLTYWQNKPFYGFGLGSASYINGARFSRPRRIKEYAEWVQKLEEGAVNHETSNVEVKDLAMDAVMLSLRTARGLDLQSFRRSFGEGLAFSLCKAFRPFVENGLVVAMDEERGTIPPRDFIKLQISSDDELEDISSDDELEDRVAFIRLSDPDGFLLSNELISIAFGVISP, encoded by the exons ATGCTGAGATACGCCACTCCCCTCCTCTTCTCTTGTCGCATCCCACCTTCCATCAAAACACTCGCTCCACTTCCCAGCCCCTCTTTTTTACCAATTCCCGATCCCAAACGCCCGCCACCTGTTTGTAGATATTCCTCTTCCACCTGCAATTACGTACACCTCCCCttctgccgccgccgctgccactACTGCGACTTCCCCATCCTCGCCCTCGGCTCCTCCGCCGCCAacgccgccgccggcgacgacgacgacgacgacccgCGTATAGCTAACTACGTGCGCCTCCTCCTCCGGGAGATCGAGGCCACGCCCAAGCCCGGATCCGGCGACGAACCACCTCTCCAAACGGTGTTCTTCGGCGGGGGCACGCCGTCGCTCGTGCCCCcgcgcctcgccgccgccgtgcTCGGCGCCCTGCGCGCCCGGTTCGGCGTCGCCGCGCGCGCCGAGGTGTCGATGGAGATGGACCCGGGCACGTTCGACGGGGGGAGGCTGAGGGAGTTCGTGGAGCTCGTGGGCGTGAACAGGGTGTCGCTCGGGGTGCAGGCGTTCCAGGAGGAGCTGCTGCGCGCGTGCGGGCGCGCGCACGGGGCGGCCGAGGTGCGGGAGGCCATCGGGATCGTGCGGCGGTGCGAGGGGCTGGAGAATTGGAGCATGGATCTGATATCGTCGCTGCCGCACCAGACGGCGGAGATGTGGGCGGAGAGCTTGCGGTGCGCCGTCGACGCGCGGCCGACGCATGTCTCGGTTTATGATCTGCAGGTGGAGAAGGGGACAAAGTTTGGGCAACT ATACACTCCGGGAGAGTTTCCTCTTCCGACAGAAAGCCAGTCGGCGAACTTCTACAAGATGGCTTCTGAGATGCTCACAGCAGCAGGTTACAGCCACTATGAGATCAGCAGCTACTGCATGGAGGGATATGAGTGCAAGCACAACCTCACATACTGGCAGAACAAACCTTTCTACGGGTTCGGCCTCGGATCAGCGAGCTACATCAACGGCGCCAGGTTTTCGAGACCGCGAAGAATAAAAGAGTATGCAGAGTGGGTCCAAAAGCTGGAAGAAGGGGCGGTGAATCATGAGACTAGCAATGTCGAAGTGAAGGACTTGGCCATGGATGCTGTGATGCTTTCTCTCAGAACAGCAAGAGGACTGGATCTGCAAAGCTTTCGGAGATCCTTCGGGGAGGGCTTGGCATTCTCCTTGTGCAAAGCTTTCAGGCCTTTTGTGGAGAATGGGCTTGTGGTCGCCATGGACGAAGAGCGAGGGACTATCCCGCCCCGAGATTTTATTAAGTTGCAGATAAGTTCAGACGATGAACTAGAGGACATAAGTTCAGACGATGAACTAGAGGACAGAGTCGCGTTCATTCGATTGAGCGATCCGGACGGCTTCTTGCTGTCCAATGAGTTGATTTCAATTGCATTTGGGGTTATATCCCCATAA
- the LOC109723064 gene encoding small heat shock protein, chloroplastic-like, protein MAFALSNLHGFSIPPLSSHNKKTKISHIGVPFNGVFLSPSKCKLAIKAMASEGKESLDHLQRASKAKNLQQQIPKSRIVQSPPLGLWDRFPTARTVQQMMDTMERIMEDPFAYTAVPVPSSEEVGSGGYRRGRTPWEIKEGKEEYKMRFDMPGMTKNDVRVWVEENMLVIRAEKQVDKEAAEQAEGEEEWPAKSFGKYGTRIALPEKVEVEKIAAEVKDGVLYITIPKASASSRVVDISVQ, encoded by the exons ATGGCTTTCGCTCTCTCCAACCTCCACGGCTTCTCTATCCCTCCTCTCTCGTCCCATAACAAGAAAACCAAGATTTCGCACATTGGAGTCCCATTCAATGGAGTTTTTCTCTCGCCGAGTAAGTGTAAGTTAGCCATTAAGGCCATGGCTTCGGAGGGAAAAgagagcttggaccacctccaGAGAGCCTCCAAAGCGAAGAATCTGCAACAACAGATTCCTAAGAGCAGGATTGTTCAATCTCCCCCGCTCG GTTTGTGGGACCGATTCCCAACAGCGAGGACGGTGCAGCAGATGATGGATACAATGGAGAGGATAATGGAGGACCCCTTTGCGTACACCGCCGTGCCGGTCCCCTCGTCCGAAGAGGTTGGCAGCGGCGGTTACCGGAGGGGGAGGACGCCGTGGGAGATCAAAGAAGGTAAAGAGGAGTACAAAATGCGGTTCGACATGCCCGGCATGACGAAGAATGATGTGCGGGTGTGGGTCGAGGAGAACATGCTCGTCATCAGGGCAGAGAAGCAAGTCGATAAGGAAGCGGCAGAGCAGGCTGAGGGGGAGGAGGAGTGGCCGGCCAAGAGCTTCGGAAAGTACGGCACCAGGATTGCGCTGCCGGAAAAAGTCGAGGTGGAGAAGATCGCGGCGGAGGTGAAGGATGGAGTGCTTTATATTACGATTCCGAAGGCTTCGGCTTCGAGCAGGGTTGTAGACATCAGTGTGCAGTGA